Proteins found in one Clostridium kluyveri DSM 555 genomic segment:
- a CDS encoding HDIG domain-containing metalloprotein — protein MTIQRTKMSPSKNLFQEINYHLLKDEEPSKYLNSIINYKEFQIYPFNMLYELKRTEQSLRYHPEGNVWNHTLMVVDEGARVKNKSKNVSAFMWAALLHDIGKPSTTKVRGNKITSYDHDKVGAELSKDFLSEFTNNIEFIDKVCYLIRYHMHILFVLNKLPFADIKGMKKYGDVYEVALLGLCDRLGRIGCNRAKEENNIKLFIEKCIKN, from the coding sequence ATGACAATACAGAGAACAAAAATGAGTCCTTCTAAAAATTTATTTCAAGAGATAAATTATCATCTGTTAAAGGATGAAGAACCATCAAAATATCTAAATAGTATAATCAACTATAAGGAATTTCAAATATATCCTTTTAATATGTTATATGAGCTTAAAAGAACTGAACAGTCACTGCGATATCATCCAGAAGGTAATGTTTGGAACCATACATTGATGGTTGTGGATGAGGGGGCCAGAGTAAAAAATAAAAGTAAGAATGTTTCAGCATTTATGTGGGCGGCACTACTTCATGATATTGGCAAACCATCTACCACAAAAGTTAGAGGAAATAAAATAACCTCTTATGACCATGATAAAGTGGGAGCAGAACTTTCAAAAGATTTTTTATCTGAGTTTACAAATAACATTGAATTTATAGATAAAGTTTGTTATTTGATAAGATACCATATGCATATACTTTTTGTGTTAAATAAGCTGCCTTTTGCAGACATAAAAGGTATGAAGAAATATGGAGATGTTTATGAAGTAGCTTTACTTGGGTTGTGTGATAGACTGGGAAGAATTGGATGTAATAGAGCTAAAGAGGAAAATAATATAAAATTATTTATTGAAAAATGTATTAAAAATTAG
- a CDS encoding CPC_1213 family protein, with protein sequence MSKRNKKRSTRNEKRQDGKFHSKHIKHDPQAESARAVFDLDNDNTENKNESF encoded by the coding sequence ATGAGCAAGAGAAATAAAAAAAGAAGCACTAGAAATGAAAAAAGACAGGATGGAAAATTTCATTCCAAGCATATAAAACATGATCCTCAAGCAGAAAGTGCAAGAGCTGTTTTTGATTTAGATAATGACAATACAGAGAACAAAAATGAGTCCTTCTAA